The genomic interval TCGAGCGAGAAGCGGGAGTCGCCGCCTGAGCAAGCAGCGTGATCCGATCGCAGATCCGTAGATCTGCAGAGGGTCGCGCGACGCAGCGCAGGCGGATTCATCGCGCTTCGCAGCCGCAGCCTCCCTGTCCAGAGGTTCCCTAGCCCGCAGGCCTCAGGGATGTTGGAGCAGATGGGCGATGCGCTCGATGTCGCCGGGGGCCGGATCCGCGCGCAGGGTCATCAGTGCCACGCCGTCGACGAGCTGGCTCTCACGCAGCTCTCGCAAATGCTCTGCGAATACTCGCCAGCCCGTTTCGGCCCCGCCTTCGCTCAGTTCGTCTCGCACCGTCTCCGGGATGCGAACGCCCAGTCGCGAGGCGATCCGCTCGGCGTCCTGCTCGGAGCAGAGCGGCATGAGCATCGCCAGGATCTGCGCTTGCGGCGCGTGCCTTCGTATTGCTTCGGCCAGGTTCTCCAGATCGTCGAGCCCGAAGACCGGCTGCATCTGGACGAAATCCGCGCCCGCGTCCAGCTTCGGCAGCAGGTTTGCCAGCACGCGTTCAGCAGATCCGTACTGGTTCGCGGTTACCCCGATGCGCAGCTCAGGATCCGCCGTTCGCAGCAGATCCACGAGTTCGCGCAGTTTCGGTGTGTCGGGCTTGTCGACCGCATCGTGTTCGCCGCGCAGACACAGAACGGAACGCACTCCGCCTTCGAGCGCCCGCTCGATATCGCAGCGGATCTCGGTCTCCGATCTTCCGCGATTTGCCACATGCCATACCGCGTGCATGCCCGATCGGACGAGTGCGATCGAGGCCTCGAGACTCGACCAGCGTTCGGGGCGCTGGATGACGTGGATGGCGTCCGCGCGGTCTTCGAACAGGCGCGCACGGCGCAGGAGAATCGCGTTTTGCGGTTCCTTTGGCGGCGTAATCTCGTGAGCGATGTGGAACATCAAGTATTTCCGAAGCCGTCGAGCAGGGACTCCCGGAACGCGCGCAGAGCCGCGGAGCGAAACGCCCCCGCCGGTTCTTCGAGCCAGATGGCGTCCTGTAGTTCCGCTTTTCCGGAGCGGATCAAATGCAGATGCCCGTCTTTCAGCAAGGAGTTGGCGATGTGTCTCGGAACGACACCGGCGCCCGCACCTTCCAGAACCAGCTCGAGTACCAGGTCTGTGCTCGCGGCCCAGGCTCGGACGTTGCTTGCACTCGCTTTGCGTCCGAAGTGGTGACGCAGCCAGCGATCGATCAGGGGCGCGCTCTGGTAGTAATCGACCACTGGAAGATCGCGCACCTGGGCGAGGAGTGCGGATCCTCGGATCGAGTTCTCGCGCGAAACGAGCACGAGTTCCTGTTCGTACAGCCGGGTTGCCGTGAGCTTGCTCGCCGTATCGGCTGAAGGCTCGATGACTACGGAATAATCGAGTCTTCCGTCCAAAAGCATCTGTGTCAGCTCGCGTTGCGATCCGTAGAGTAGTTTCACCTGCGCGTGTTCGTTCTTGGCGAGGAACGAACGCACCAGACGTGCCAGTCTCGAACGCGAGGCCCCGACGAATACCCCCAGGCGGATCAGTCCGC from bacterium carries:
- a CDS encoding LysR family transcriptional regulator; amino-acid sequence: MDVDLNKMKVFLAVLDADGISGAARELGLTRSAVSQSVSSLERSLGLQLFNRLGRRLVLTAEGRLLGRQFRHHQDQLRETLDEITRGQQEVRGLIRLGVFVGASRSRLARLVRSFLAKNEHAQVKLLYGSQRELTQMLLDGRLDYSVVIEPSADTASKLTATRLYEQELVLVSRENSIRGSALLAQVRDLPVVDYYQSAPLIDRWLRHHFGRKASASNVRAWAASTDLVLELVLEGAGAGVVPRHIANSLLKDGHLHLIRSGKAELQDAIWLEEPAGAFRSAALRAFRESLLDGFGNT